The sequence below is a genomic window from Selenomonas ruminantium subsp. lactilytica TAM6421.
CGCCGGTCTTGCCCGGCGCCATCTGGCTAAAAAGCTCTAAAATTGCCGAGAGGGTCGTTTTAGCGGAAACAGAAAAAGTACTCCCCCGTGAACCCCTGACTGCGTATGAACGGGATATCTTCAGCACGAACTCACTCACAAACTGCAATTTTTCAGCGCCTGTTTCAGCCTATCTGCCACCATTTCCGGGGTGATGGCTTTCATGCAGGCGTTGGTTTTGTATTTGCATTTTGTTTTGAGACAGCGCCTGCATTCGTGGGGGCTGATGATGAACTCGTGGCCTGCAGTCAGGGGGCCGTAGACATCGGGCTGGGTGGGGCCCCAGAGGGAAAGGGTTCGGCAGCCTACGGCGTCGGCGATGTGCAGAGGGCCGGTATCACAGGACAGGAGCAAATCCGCACTCTTCAGCAGGGCGGCCAGCTCGATGAGATTTGTTTCGCCGGCAATGGAGAGGCTGGGGCGGTTCATCTGCTTTTGGGCGGCGGCGATAAATTCCGCTTCGCCGGGGCTGCCGCAGAAGACGATCTGCACATCTTCCGGCAGGTCACGCAGGGCCAACCCGAAGTTTTCCGGTTCCCAGTTCTTGTCCGGCCAGGTGGTGCGTACCGTAACCATCAAAATGGGATGGGCTGTGTCAATGGCGTGTTCCTGCCAGAACTTCCCGGCAAAACCTTCCATGTCAGCGGGCAGCTGCAATGTCAGTCCCGGCGTGAAGTCTTCCTGTTGGAAGCCCAGAGGCATCAGGGCGCTCAGATAGCGGCGCACCTTGTGGGGACTTTCAATATTGGGAGCCATTTCGCTCATAAAGAAGGGGTTGCCCTCGTGGCGCTCGTGGATGCCGATGCGCCGTTTGGCTCCCGAAAGTATGGCCAGAATGCCTGTGAGGAAAAGCCCCTGAATATCGAGAACCAGGTCAAAGTGCCGTGCCTTTAAGAGGGTACGGGCTTTTTTTAGTTCCCGGTAAGCGGTGGGCAGGTCAAAGCCGGCAAAGGCCTTGTCCAATGGCCGTCTGTCCCAGACAAGGAGCTCGTCGATATAGGGATTTTCCGCCAGCAGTTTATCGGCAGGCGGGCTCACCAGCCAGGTGATATGGGCGTCCGGCTGCAGTCTTTTGAGCTCCCGGGCCACGGGGGTGGCGTGGAGCACATCACCGATGGCAGACAGGCGCAGGATCAGGATTTTTTTTCCGTGCTTATTTTCCATAAAGGTTGGTTTTGCCTTTCGTTCATAGTAAAATAATAAGATAAGTCTAATATTAGCACAGGAATAACAGATTGTCCAAGAGAAAGGGAACGGGCCATGTTAAAAGATATAACCATCAAGTCGTTGGCCAGCAGTGATACGGTGTACCGGCGGGGGATTGAGTATTATTATGATGATGCAGTGGATGAACTGGCCAAGCTGGATAATGATGGCAGGGAATGGGAAGCTGTCGTATATGGCAATTCAACATATACGGTCTATGTGAAGCTGGACAAGCGCAAGGAGAATATTGAGGATTACAGCTGTGATTGCCCGGCCGCTGAGCAGTATCTGGGGGCCTGCAAGCATGTGGTGGCGGTGCTGAAGGAAATCCAGGAAACACAGGAACATGAGCGGCCCCAGTCGGCCAAGGAAATCCTGCAGAGCGTCATCAAGAATATGGGGCTGGAGACGGCGGGCAATCTGCAGAAAAAAAAGCAGCAGGAGCAGCAAAGCCGGGCAGCCCAGCGCATGTTTGCAGCTTTTCAGCAGGCCCAGGCAGAAGATGTTGACCGGCGTACCGTGGGGCAGGCAGAGTATGCCCATCTGGTGCCCCGTCTGGTCACGGAATCCTATTATGGCGAGCATAACAATTGGCTGGAATTCCGCTTTGGCTTGGACAAATTATATGTGGTGAAGAATGCGGGCAATTTCGTGGAGGCTATGGAAAAGGGGGATTACTGGCAGCTGGGCTCGAAGAATTCCGTCCATCTGAGTTCGGTGCACTGGGGGGATGAGACGTCCGCCAAGCTCTATGACATGCTGCAGAAGTACAAGCGTATGGAACAGGGGATGTTTGCCGCCGGCGCAGGCGGTAACCGCTACTACTATATGAACACCCATTCCTATCTTTTCGATCAGAAGCAGTTCCGCTTGTCACCGGAAGCCCTGACAGAGTTTCTGGAGCTTATGGGGGATACGCCCTTCGAATTGCGGCTGGATGATGGGGAATGGGAAACGGTCAGAACAAGGACGGGTAATCCCCAGCTGGAATTGGAACTGGCAGAGGTTCATGGCGGCGGCGAATTGAAGGTCACGAAGGCCGATATCTCGACCTTGTCCAAGGACTGCCGCATCGTATATCAGGATGGTGTGATCTACCAGAGTGACAGGAAATTTGCCCAAGGGTTGAAGCCGTTGGTGGATACTTTTGACGGCACCAACGCTATCCGGATAAACAGCCACGATCTGGCGGCCTTTTTTGGGCAGGTGCTGCCCCGCATGGAATTGGCGGCGGAAGTCAGGATCGCGCCGAAATTCATGGAGCAGTATGTGGTGCAGCCTCTTTCCGCAGAGCTCTATATTGACTACGAAGTGGACGGCATTGCCGTGCGACCAAAGTTTGCCTATGGGGATGCCGTATTCAATCCCCTGGTGGAAAAAGAACCGCCCCTCAGGGGCGGGCGGAAGCTGGTACGGGATGAATATCGGGAGCAGGAACTCATCACCCGGCTTACCCATTATGGCTTCCAGCCAAAGCGGGATCAGCTGGTGCAGAAGGATGAGGAAAAAAGCTATGAATTCCTGACGGAGGAGCTGCCCTTCCTGCCGGATTGGGTGGATGTATTCTATTCCGATGCCTTCGGCAACCGTCCGGTGCGGCCCATGCCCAAGGTCACGGCAGGGGTAAGCGTCAACGACATGGATCTGCTGGAGGTCACCTTCAATGCCAAGGATCTGGACTTTAACGAGCTTATGGAAATCCTCGATTCCTACCGGCAGAAACGCAAGTATCATCGTTTGAAGGACAAGAGCTTCATCACCCTGGGGGAACAGCAGATGCAGGCCATTGCCGATTTCGTGGACAATACGGGCATTGGCAAAAGCAAGGCTGAGGGCATGAAGGTGGAACTGCCCATGAATCAGGCCATGTATCTGGATGAACTGGCCCGGGCTGATGAAAGCCTGCGGCTGGAGCGCAGCAAGGAGTTCCGGGCCATCGTGCGGGATATCCGCCATCCTGAGGACAGCGAGGCCGAAGTGCCGGCGAGCCTGAAGGATATCCTGCGTGATTATCAGGTGACGGGCTTCAACTGGCTGTCCAATCTGGCAGGTTATCACTTGGGTGGCATTCTGGCCGACGATATGGGGCTGGGCAAGACCTTGCAGGTCATTGCCTTCCTGCTGTCCAAGCAGGATAAGAACCAGCCGCCCTCTTTGGTGGTGGCACCGACTTCGCTGATGTATAACTGGCTCGATGAAATCGAGCATTTTGCCCCGGAGCTCAAGGCCTGTGCTGTGGCTGGTACCAAGGCGGAACGGGAAAAGATTCTGGCTGAGGCCGATGCCAGCTTTGATGTGCTGATCACTACCTATAATATGCTCAAGCGGGATATCGATATGTATGAGAAGCGACGTTTCCGTTACGCCTTTTTGGATGAGGCCCAGCATATCAAGAATCCCACGACCCAGAATGCAAGGGCGGTGAAGCGTCTGAAGACCAGCGGCTACTTTGCCCTGACGGGTACGCCCATTGAAAACACCCTGACGGAACTTTGGTCAATCTTCGATTTCCTGATGCCGGGGTATCTGCTTTCCCATAAGAAATTCAAGGACCGCTACGAAACCCCCATCGTACGGGAGCAGGACGAACGCAGCCTCAAGGATTTAAAGCGCCATGTGATGCCCTTTATCCTGCGGCGTATGAAAAAGGACGTGTTGACGGAACTGCCCGACAAAGTGGAGCGCAAGATGGTAAGCTCCATGACGCCGAAGCAGGAAAAGGTCTATCAGGGCTGGTTCCTAAAGAGTCAGAAGGAATTTGCCCAGCAGCTGGCGGCGGGGGACGACAGCCGCATCAAGATCTTGGCCATCCTCACCCGCCTGCGGCAGATTGCCTGCGATCCTGCCATGTTTTTGGAAGGTTATACCGGCGGTTCCGGCAAGCTGGATCAGCTGGAGGAACTGGTGGGGGAGGCCGTGGACGGCGGCCACCGCATCCTGATCTTCTCCCAGTTCACCACCATGCTTTCCCATATCGGGGAACGGCTGAAGGAGCAGGGCATCGACTATTACTATCTGGATGGTTCTACGCCTTCGCTGGAGCGTATCCGTCTGGTCAAATCCTTCAATGAAGGGAATACGCCGGTATTCCTGATTTCCCTGAAAGCCGGCGGCACGGGACTGAATCTTACAGGGGCGGATATGGTCATCCATTTCGATCCCTGGTGGAACCCGGCGGTGGAGGATCAGGCCACCGACCGTGCTTATCGTCTGGGGCAGAAGAACAATGTGCAGGTCATCCGTCTGCTGGCCAAGGGCACCGTGGAGGAAAAGATCTATGAGCTCCAACAGAAGAAGAAATCCCTGATCGACCAGATGATCCAGCCCGGAGAAAACTTCCTGTCACGGCTGACGGACGAAGAAATTCGCGAACTGTTCCAGAAATAAGTCCTTTGTTCATTCGTTGCTTGGACGGCGTGAGGCGGCTATTGTGCGTCCGCTTTGCCTTGAAGCTAAAATTCTTTTTTGCCTTTTATTAATATCCTGACCAGTCAAAACTCGCTGTGCTCAGACAGTTGACTGGTCAGGATATTTTCGTGTAGGCAAAAAAAAATTTCCTAACGCTCCCGCACAACAGCCGCCCCACGGCTGCGCGAAGGAAGATTTTCGGCTGATTGTTTGGTTAGATTATTCCATTGCAAAGGCATTAGAACGGTAAAAAAGAATAAAATTGTGGCTGTTCTCCCTCAGGGAGGGCAGTTTTTTAATGTTTAGAAATAAAAATTGTCTTTAATAATAAAAAAATAATAAAAATAAAAAACAGGATTTTGACTGTATGAAATCGAATAGTATGTATTGTGTACCTTGTGGAGGTGATGAAGATGAAACAGGAACAAGGTATTGTGTTGGAAACAGAGGGCAGCACGGCCAAGATCCGAGTGGGACGTCATGAGGAGTGTGGCTCCTGCGGTGCCTGCGGCGGGGCCCAGCGGGTGGTGGTGGAAGCGGCCAATCCCGTGGAGGCCAAGGCCGGGGATAAAGTGCTTTTTGAGTTCCGGGAGGAAAATGTGCTGACCGGGGCCTTCGTGGTCTTTATCCTGCCTTTGCTGTTTGGTGCAGTGGGGGCGGTGATCGGTCATTTTACAGCACCGCTGCTGGATGAGAACGGCAGCCTGCCCTATGTGCTGGGAGCGTTGATCTTCTTCCTGATTGCCTTGGTCATCGTGAAGCGATTTGACCGCAAGGCAGCGAAAGATCAGGCATTGAAACCGGTGATTGTCGAGATTTTGGACAAGCATCAGTCTTAATACATATGGTTTTGTTTTAGGAGAGTTACAAGAGGTGATTGTATGTTCGGAAGTTTTCTGGGCGGTATTCATCCCAAGGACGGCAAGGATCTGGCTAAGGACAAGCCAATTGAAAATATGCCCGTGCCGGCAGAACTCGTGGTTCCCATGGGGCAGCATATCGGTGCTCCCTGTGCACCCACGGTCAAGGTGGGGGACGAGGTCAAGCGGGGGCAGCTGATTGGCACAAGTCCTGCCTTTATGCATGCCGATATCCATGCGCCGGTGTCCGGCAAGGTGGTGAAGGTGGAGCCAAGGCCCCATTCGGGCATGGGCAGCTGCCTGAGCGTGGTCATCGCCAATGACGGCAAGGATGAATGGGCAGAGGGACTGCCGCTTACGCGCAATTGGCAGACCATGGAGAATGAGGAAATCCTGGCAGCCATCCAAGCTGCTGGCATTGTGGGCATGGGGGGGGCCACCTTCCCGGCTCATATCAAATTGAAGCCGGCCAAGCCTGTGGACATCCTCATCCTGAACGGAGCGGAGTGCGAGCCGTATCTGACTGCGGACTATCGGCTGATGCTGGAAGAGGGCGAAAAGATCATCACCGGCACGCAGATCCTGCAAAAGATTTTAGGCGTAAAGCGCACGGTCATTGGTATTGAGGACAATAAGCCCGAGGCAATCAAGGCCATGCAGAAGGCGGCCCAGGGCACCGATATTGAAGTGGCAGCCCTCAAGACCAAGTACCCCCAGGGGGCAGAGAAAATGCTCATCAAGGTCATTTCCGGCCGGGAAGTGCCCATGGGCGGCCTGCCTATGGATGTGGGGGCTGTGGTGCAGAATGTGGGCACCGTGGCGGCCATTGCCGATGCCGTGGAACATGGTTTGCCCCTTACTGAGCGCATCACCACTGTGACCGGCGATGCCATCAAAGAGCCAAAGAATCTGCGCATCCGCATCGGCACGCCTTATCAGGCGGCTATTGACTACTGTGGCGGCTTCAAGGAACAGCCCAAGAAGCTGATTGCCGGCGGCCCCATGATGGGTATGGCCCAGGCCACAGCCCAGGTTCCCGTGATGAAGGGTTCTTCCGGCATATTGGCTTTGACGGCCAAGCAGGTGGACCACGGCCCGGAGATGAACTGCATCCGCTGCGGCAAATGCGTCAAGGCCTGTCCCATGGGACTGGTGCCCAGCATGCTTTCCATATTGTCAGAGCGTCAGGCCTATGAAGCCTGCCGGGATGATTACGGCCTGATGAATTGCGTGGAATGCGGCTGCTGCACCTTCGTATGCCCTGCCAAGCGCAATATCGTGCAGTATATCAAGAATGCCAAGGGTGTGATCCGGGCAGAACAGATGAAAGCCAAGGCGGCAGCCGAGGCGAAGAAGAAAGCTCAGGAAGCTGCGGAAGGGAAAAAGGAGGCGGTCAAATGAGTGAGGAAGTAATGAAAAAGGAACCGGAACTCTTTACGGTGTCTGTATCGCCTCATATCCGTGACGATGAAACCATCAGCCATATCATGTGGCAGGTCAATGCGGCGCTTTTGCCGGCGGCGCTCTTTGCCATCTGGTGGTTTGGTATCCCTGCACTTATCAATATGTTAGTCGGTGTGGTCTTTGCCGTTTTAGGGGAATACATTTGGCAGAAAGGCATGCATCAGCCCATTACGGCCTTTGATGGCAGTGCCTGCATTACCGGCCTTTTGCTGGCCATGTCCATGTCGCCGCTGCTGCCGCCGTACATGGTGGCCATTGGTTCCCTGCTGGCGATCATTGTGGCCAAGCAGTCCATGGGGGGCTTAGGCTTCAATATCTTCAATCCCGCCCATATCGGCCGGGCGGCGCTCATGGTGTCCTGGCCGGTGGCCATGACCACCTGGACGAAAATGACGGATTGCAGTGGCGGCGTGGATGCCATGACCTCGGCAACTCCCCTCAATATCCTCAAGATGCAGGGCTATGATGCCCTGGTGGCCACCTTTGGCAGTCAGTCGGACTTATACTGGAATCTCTTTATCGGTACCCGCAATGGTTCCCTGGGGGAAACCAGCACCCTGTTGCTTTTATTGGGCGGCTTGTATCTGATCTGGAAAGGCTATGTGAACTGGCAGGTGCCTGTGACCATGATCGCCACGGTGGCAGTGCTGACCTGGATCTTCGGCCCGGCAGGGCTCTTTACCGGCGATCCCCTGTTCCATATGATGGCGGGCGGCCTGATGCTGGGTGCTTTCTTCATGGCCACGGATATGGTGACCATTCCCATGACCATCAAAGGTCAGCTGATTTTCGCAGTAGGGGCTGGGGCGCTTACAGTGCTGATTCGTCTGGTGGGGGGCTATCCTGAGGGGGTATGCTATTCCCTGCTCTTGATGAATGCGGTGACGCCGCTGATCGACCGGTTCTGCAAACCGCGGATCTTTGGGGCAGGAGGTGCTAAATGATGGGCAATAATGAACATTCTACTTTCAAGATCGCCTTCAATCTGGCGGCGGCCTGCTTTATCTCCGGCATCGTCATCGGCTCTGTCTATTTTGTGACGGCTCCTGTGGCGGCGCAGAAAGCCGAGGAAATGAAGCAGGAGTCCATGAAGTCCCTGGTGCCGGAAGCGGAACACTTTACCGAAGTGGCCGGTCATGAAGGCTGGTTCGCGGCGGAAAAAGGCGGCAAGGCCATCGCCTATATCGTACCCGGCGAAAGCAAAGGCTATGGCGGCAAGATCAAGATGCTGGTAGCCGTAACCGCCGATGCCAAGGTCATTGATTTTTCCATTTTAGAGCATAATGAGACGCCGGGGCTCGGTGACAATGCCCAAAAGCCGGCCTTCCGGCAGATGTTTGCGGGCAAGGGCGCCGACAAGCTGGAGGTCACGAAAGATCCGAACAACAAGGAGAATATCCAGGCCATGACCGGGGCGACGATTTCCTCCCGGGCCGTGACCAAGGGCGTGCGGGAGGCCGTGGAGGCTGTGGCCGCTTACAAGGCTGAGGGAGGTGCTAAGTGATGAAGGAACATTGGCAAATATTCAGCAAGGGCCTGATTGCCGAAAATCCGATTTTCATTCTGGCCCTGTCCCTGTGCCCGGCGCTGGCGGTAACCACGACGGTCATCAACGGTCTGACCATGGGGCTTACGGTGACTTTCGTCATCACCACCAATAATGTGGTGGTATCCATCGTGCGCAAATGGGTGAATCCCAAGGTGCGCGTGCCGGTGTATATCACCTCCATTGCCACCATCGTGACGGTGGCGCAATTGGTATTGCAGGCTTACTTCCCCGTGCTCTACAAGGCCATGGGCATCTATCTGGCATTGGTGGTGGTGTTCGCCATCATTTTGGCCAGAGCGGAGGTTTTCGCCTCTAAGAATGGCGTGTTCAAGTCTTTCCTCGATGGCTTTGGTATGGGCTGCGGCTTTACGCTGGCCATGCTGACCATTGCGGTGATCCGCGAGCTGATTGGCGCAGGTACTATCCTGGGCGTGCCGGTTTTCGGCGAGGGCTACAATCCCATGCTTATGATGATCCTGCCGCCGGGGGCCTTTATCCTGATCGGTTATCTGGTGGCGGCTTGCAAGACCTGGAACGCCAAGCAGGAAGAAAAAGCCCGCATCGCGGAGCTGAAAGCTGGAAAGGAGGCCTAACTCATGGGAGAGTATTTAACATTGTTTATCGGCGCTGTAGTGGTCAATAACTTCGTGCTGACGAAATTCCTGGGCCTCTGTATCTTCTTCGGTATCTCCAAGAACCTCAGTGCCTCGGTGGGCATGGGCATGGCGGTGACCTCCGTCATGACCATGAGCTCCATCCTGGCGTGGATCGTGTATTTCTTCGTGCTGGAACCATTGGGGCTGACCTTCCTGACCACCATCGTATTCGTGGTGCTCACGGCAAGTTTCGTGCAGCTCTTGGAACTGGTCATCAAGAAGCAGGCACCGGCTCTCTACAATATGTGGGGCATTTACCTGCTGCTGATTGCCACCAACTGTATTGTATTGGCCGTACCTCTCCTCAATGTGGAGAATAATTACAGCCTCTTGAAGAGCATTGTCTTTGCCATTGGCTCCGGTTTAGGCTTTGCCGTGGCCATCATCCTGATGGCCTCCCTGCGGGAAAAGCTGGTCTACGCCAATGTGCCCAAGCCATTGCAGGGCATCGGCATCGCCTTTATCCTGGCAGGCATGCTGTCGTTGGCATTCCTGGGGTTCGCAGGCATGTTATAACAGATATAAATTGCAGTTTGTGAGTGAGTTCGTGCTGAAGGTATCCCGTTCATACGCAGTCAGAGGTTCACGGGGGAGTACTTTTTCTGTTTCCGCTAAAACGACCCTCTCGGCAATTTTAGAGCTGTTTAGCCAGATGGCGCCGGGCAAGACCGGCGGCGCGTCTTTCAGCGTGCTTTCTGGTAACTGCCTGCCTCGGGCCGGCCTTCGCTGGCGCTCAGGCAGTCGCTCCCACAGAAAAAGCACTCCCCCGTTCGCCTCCCAGCCACGATTTTGGCAATCGGCACGAACCCGGTTCTCCCGTAACAAGAACATCGATGTGCTTGTATCCTCCAGCCGGAACATAGCAGCATTGACAAACGTAACTCTGGGTGGCGGTGAGGATGCTTTTCCGCCGGCGGAACGACTGCCTGAACGAAGTGAAGGCTGGCCCGCAAACAGCATTTGCTGGATGCTTCGTTGATGGACGCGCCGCCGGACTTGCCCGGCGCAGGTTACTGGAAGATGCGTACTTCTGCTGGCGGGACATTTAGTGCAGCGGCGGAAAAGTATTCCCACCGCCGCCCCACTGAGCTGTAACAAAAGAGTTTAGGCTCGCATCTACAAACTGCAATTAAAAAAGTCCATGGGCTTTGGGAGATATTTACATTCCCTTCAAGAGGTAACGGATGAGGTGGAGATAAATGGAAAAAGCAATACTGATTATCGTCGTGCTGGTGGGTGTCGGGCTGTTCTTCGGCATCGTGCTGGCATTGGCGGATAAGAAATTCTATATGGCGGTGAACCCGCTGATCAATGAAGTCGAAGAAATCCTGCCCAAAGGCCAGTGCGGTGCCTGCGGCTTTGCAGGCTGTGCCAAGTATGCCGAAGCCGTGGTGGAAGATCCCACGGTGGCCCCGAATCTCTGCGTGCCGGGCAAGGCGGCTGTAGCGGCAAAAGTTGCCGAGCTTACAGGCAAGAAAGCCGAGGTCACGGAACCCAAGTATGCTGCTTTGAAATGCCGGGGCACGAAAACTGCCGCGGCTATGGCGGCCCATTACGAGGGTGTGCCGGACTGTGCGGCGGCCAAGCTCATACAGGGCGGCCCCAAGGGCTGCAAGTTCGGCTGCATCGGCTTTGGCAATTGCGTCAAAGCCTGCCCCTTCGGCGCCATGAGCATGGGGCCGGACGGCCTGCCCGTGGTGGACAAGGAGATTTGCACCGGCTGCGGCAAGTGTGTAAGCACCTGTCCCCAGGCAATCCTGACACTTAAGGGCTTCCATGATCCGGTGGAAGTTCTCTGCAGCTCCCACGACAAAGGCCCCGCAGCCAAGAAACTCTGTGCCAATGCCTGCATCGGCTGTGGCCTGTGCATGCGGAACTGCAGCCAAGGAGCAATCAAGATTGATAACTTCGTGGCCGTAGTGGATAGCAGCAAATGTGCAGAATGCACCGAGCCGACCTGTATGGGCAAGTGTCCGACTAGCGCGATTCAGTCTGTTGTCCATACAACAGCTGCACAAAAGACGGCATAAACGTTCTTTTGCGCTAGTCTTTGGGCGCTTCTGCTAAGACTGCTGGCTAAAAAGTATCTTTTGCCTTTGGTATAAGGGTAAGCAACTGAACGTACTGTGTTCAAGTGCTTACCCTTATTTTAGTGATGGAGAAAATAATATAAAAAATTAAATTTATAAGAAGGAAAACAAAATTTAATCTAGAAGAGTACACAAAGATAAGGCTTGAGAAGGCATAAATAGTTTGAATTAGAAAGGTGGTATTTTTATGAGTGGAGTTAATGGTATTCAGTCTTAGTACATTGCAAATACTTATAGTCAAAATTCACAATATACGAAGTCGTCCAGTCAACAAATTAATGATATTGTTAGTGAAAGTCCTGCCACGATAGTGGAGTTATCAGCAGAGGCTGTTGCTAGCAAGAATGCAATGCCATCTCGCTATACTATACAAGCGACTATAAGAGAGACAATAGGTGATGTTGAGAAAATGAGAAATGAGACGCTTAAGTTGGTGGATCATTATAGTGATTATGCTGATTCGGATAAAAGTACAGTGGCTAGTGATGATAGAAAGGCAATAAGACGCTTGTGGGGAACAAACTCTCCATCGCAGGCAAGTGTTGAGGAATGGTGTCAACATGGTCAAATTGAAAATGGAAGAAAAGTAATAAAAAATGGCTCTGCAAATTTGCAAAGAAAAATGACTGCATTATTCAACAGCAATTTAGATTTTTATACATATAAAAATGCAAAAAGATCCTTCCAAATTATAGATGATGCATATAATGCAATGCGCGCAGAAATTGGATGGTGATAATATGAGGATTGATTCAGCACGCCAAACTATTCGTTTTTTACAGGATAAAAGCATTCAACCAGATTCGAAAAAGGTGTGTTCGCTTAATAAACCTGAAAATATCAACTTTAAAGTAACTATAAGTGATGAAGGGAAGCAATTGTCAAGAAAGCTCAATACGGATGTTGTTTCAGCATCCGGAGAAGAACTGAATGCTATTAAAGAAGAAAAAGAATATAGAAAAGAATGTAAAGAGAGGATAAAAGGAATCGATGATATTTTGTCCAAAGATGATATAACGGATAAAGAAAGGAATAAACTTTTAGATGAGAAAAAACTTTTAGAAAAATCATCATGGGATTCAGAAGATGCATTATATGATGCATATAAGAAAAAAAGAGATTTTAATAAACGCCATAACATTGATGAATGCAATTCTGGAGATAGATTAATTATAGATAAAGTTAATACATTTTTTGATAGAATAATACAAGAAAAAAAAGATGTAATAAGTAGAGAGAACGAACATGAACAGTCATTGCGGCGTAACCAAATACAAGAGACTGCTGATATTGAATTGGAAAAACAGAAGGCAAATAAAAATGAAATGAATATGGATAGCGTGGATAAAAATGTCGAACAGTTGGAAGAAACTACTGACTTACTAAATTTGGTAGAAAAAAGTGCGGCTGAAAATAACGATTCAAAAAGTAATAGAATAATGTAATGCAGTGATA
It includes:
- a CDS encoding glycosyltransferase family 9 protein yields the protein MENKHGKKILILRLSAIGDVLHATPVARELKRLQPDAHITWLVSPPADKLLAENPYIDELLVWDRRPLDKAFAGFDLPTAYRELKKARTLLKARHFDLVLDIQGLFLTGILAILSGAKRRIGIHERHEGNPFFMSEMAPNIESPHKVRRYLSALMPLGFQQEDFTPGLTLQLPADMEGFAGKFWQEHAIDTAHPILMVTVRTTWPDKNWEPENFGLALRDLPEDVQIVFCGSPGEAEFIAAAQKQMNRPSLSIAGETNLIELAALLKSADLLLSCDTGPLHIADAVGCRTLSLWGPTQPDVYGPLTAGHEFIISPHECRRCLKTKCKYKTNACMKAITPEMVADRLKQALKNCSL
- a CDS encoding DEAD/DEAH box helicase, with translation MLKDITIKSLASSDTVYRRGIEYYYDDAVDELAKLDNDGREWEAVVYGNSTYTVYVKLDKRKENIEDYSCDCPAAEQYLGACKHVVAVLKEIQETQEHERPQSAKEILQSVIKNMGLETAGNLQKKKQQEQQSRAAQRMFAAFQQAQAEDVDRRTVGQAEYAHLVPRLVTESYYGEHNNWLEFRFGLDKLYVVKNAGNFVEAMEKGDYWQLGSKNSVHLSSVHWGDETSAKLYDMLQKYKRMEQGMFAAGAGGNRYYYMNTHSYLFDQKQFRLSPEALTEFLELMGDTPFELRLDDGEWETVRTRTGNPQLELELAEVHGGGELKVTKADISTLSKDCRIVYQDGVIYQSDRKFAQGLKPLVDTFDGTNAIRINSHDLAAFFGQVLPRMELAAEVRIAPKFMEQYVVQPLSAELYIDYEVDGIAVRPKFAYGDAVFNPLVEKEPPLRGGRKLVRDEYREQELITRLTHYGFQPKRDQLVQKDEEKSYEFLTEELPFLPDWVDVFYSDAFGNRPVRPMPKVTAGVSVNDMDLLEVTFNAKDLDFNELMEILDSYRQKRKYHRLKDKSFITLGEQQMQAIADFVDNTGIGKSKAEGMKVELPMNQAMYLDELARADESLRLERSKEFRAIVRDIRHPEDSEAEVPASLKDILRDYQVTGFNWLSNLAGYHLGGILADDMGLGKTLQVIAFLLSKQDKNQPPSLVVAPTSLMYNWLDEIEHFAPELKACAVAGTKAEREKILAEADASFDVLITTYNMLKRDIDMYEKRRFRYAFLDEAQHIKNPTTQNARAVKRLKTSGYFALTGTPIENTLTELWSIFDFLMPGYLLSHKKFKDRYETPIVREQDERSLKDLKRHVMPFILRRMKKDVLTELPDKVERKMVSSMTPKQEKVYQGWFLKSQKEFAQQLAAGDDSRIKILAILTRLRQIACDPAMFLEGYTGGSGKLDQLEELVGEAVDGGHRILIFSQFTTMLSHIGERLKEQGIDYYYLDGSTPSLERIRLVKSFNEGNTPVFLISLKAGGTGLNLTGADMVIHFDPWWNPAVEDQATDRAYRLGQKNNVQVIRLLAKGTVEEKIYELQQKKKSLIDQMIQPGENFLSRLTDEEIRELFQK
- a CDS encoding SoxR reducing system RseC family protein encodes the protein MKQEQGIVLETEGSTAKIRVGRHEECGSCGACGGAQRVVVEAANPVEAKAGDKVLFEFREENVLTGAFVVFILPLLFGAVGAVIGHFTAPLLDENGSLPYVLGALIFFLIALVIVKRFDRKAAKDQALKPVIVEILDKHQS
- the rsxC gene encoding electron transport complex subunit RsxC → MFGSFLGGIHPKDGKDLAKDKPIENMPVPAELVVPMGQHIGAPCAPTVKVGDEVKRGQLIGTSPAFMHADIHAPVSGKVVKVEPRPHSGMGSCLSVVIANDGKDEWAEGLPLTRNWQTMENEEILAAIQAAGIVGMGGATFPAHIKLKPAKPVDILILNGAECEPYLTADYRLMLEEGEKIITGTQILQKILGVKRTVIGIEDNKPEAIKAMQKAAQGTDIEVAALKTKYPQGAEKMLIKVISGREVPMGGLPMDVGAVVQNVGTVAAIADAVEHGLPLTERITTVTGDAIKEPKNLRIRIGTPYQAAIDYCGGFKEQPKKLIAGGPMMGMAQATAQVPVMKGSSGILALTAKQVDHGPEMNCIRCGKCVKACPMGLVPSMLSILSERQAYEACRDDYGLMNCVECGCCTFVCPAKRNIVQYIKNAKGVIRAEQMKAKAAAEAKKKAQEAAEGKKEAVK
- a CDS encoding RnfABCDGE type electron transport complex subunit D; protein product: MSEEVMKKEPELFTVSVSPHIRDDETISHIMWQVNAALLPAALFAIWWFGIPALINMLVGVVFAVLGEYIWQKGMHQPITAFDGSACITGLLLAMSMSPLLPPYMVAIGSLLAIIVAKQSMGGLGFNIFNPAHIGRAALMVSWPVAMTTWTKMTDCSGGVDAMTSATPLNILKMQGYDALVATFGSQSDLYWNLFIGTRNGSLGETSTLLLLLGGLYLIWKGYVNWQVPVTMIATVAVLTWIFGPAGLFTGDPLFHMMAGGLMLGAFFMATDMVTIPMTIKGQLIFAVGAGALTVLIRLVGGYPEGVCYSLLLMNAVTPLIDRFCKPRIFGAGGAK
- a CDS encoding RnfABCDGE type electron transport complex subunit G is translated as MMGNNEHSTFKIAFNLAAACFISGIVIGSVYFVTAPVAAQKAEEMKQESMKSLVPEAEHFTEVAGHEGWFAAEKGGKAIAYIVPGESKGYGGKIKMLVAVTADAKVIDFSILEHNETPGLGDNAQKPAFRQMFAGKGADKLEVTKDPNNKENIQAMTGATISSRAVTKGVREAVEAVAAYKAEGGAK
- the rsxE gene encoding electron transport complex subunit RsxE; this encodes MKEHWQIFSKGLIAENPIFILALSLCPALAVTTTVINGLTMGLTVTFVITTNNVVVSIVRKWVNPKVRVPVYITSIATIVTVAQLVLQAYFPVLYKAMGIYLALVVVFAIILARAEVFASKNGVFKSFLDGFGMGCGFTLAMLTIAVIRELIGAGTILGVPVFGEGYNPMLMMILPPGAFILIGYLVAACKTWNAKQEEKARIAELKAGKEA